DNA sequence from the Desulfobulbaceae bacterium genome:
TTAGCCCCTTCTAAATTTGCCCCTTCAAACCTTCCCCCCTCAAGATACAGACCTTTAAGCTTCTTATCAGCCAGATTCATTCCGGAAAAATCGCACCCAACACACATTTGAGTATCACCAACCTTGTCAAGAAGATCATCTTTACTCAATGGCGACAGGGACTCCATCTCCGCCACGTTCGCCACCTCCTCTTTCAAGGGTCTAAAGCCGGTAATATTCAGAACCGGGTTCGGGGCATACCGGCTTGGATCGCCTCCCGCTCCCTCCGGCACCTGTATCAAGCTCTCAATACCTTGTCCAATAGCCCTATTTTCTATTACAGGCATACGCTCGACATCGGTCGCTGTCAGAACGGCTTCTGTCGAGTCCCTTTCCTCAACTTGAGTGACTGGTACCTCTGCCACTTTGGCTCTATATTGCTGTTCAGCGGTTTCAACGTTGATCTGAACAGGCTCTTCGACAGTAAGCTTTTCCATTGATGCCTCTTGACCAGTAGCCCTTGCAATGGTTGCCGCGCTAAAAACCGCGTCAACAAGATATGCCCCGTCAAATACCGTTCCTTCGAGGTTTGCGCCATCAAAATTTGCCTTATAGAGATCGGCAGCCTCAAACACCGTAAAGGTTAGGTCAGCGTTTCTAAAATCAGCTCCTTGAAGATCAGCCATACGCAAGATGGTATTGCTTAAATTGGCCCCAGCCAGATTCGAACCCTCAAGTTTCGCCTTGGTCAAGGTCCTCCCCGACAGATCGGCCCCCGTTAAATCACAGCGCAGACATTCGTTTGTACTCAGCAGTGTTTCCAGGGCCACCTGATCAAATCCATAAACAGTGACGGAAAACAGATGAACAACCAGCCATAAGCTCGACAAAACACATAGTTTTTTCATAAACACCTCTTTGATTTAGTCACGAAAACATCATACAAGAGTTTTGCCATCTTTCAAAAAAAAAAGAGCCCCGAATGGGACTCTTTTTTTATCAAGGTAAAACCAATTTTCTGTCAGCTGTTACATAGAAATGCGAAACTCGGGGCTTACACCCGCGCCAGAAGGGGTCTAATACCGATAATGGTCTGGTTTATAAGGGCCATCGACAGATAACCCAAGGTAGTCGGCCTGTTCCTTGGTCATAGTGGTAAGCTTAGCACCAACCTTCTGCAAATGAAGCCTCGCAACCTTTTCATCAAGCGTTTTGGGCAGAAAATAGACTTTATTT
Encoded proteins:
- a CDS encoding pentapeptide repeat-containing protein — translated: MKKLCVLSSLWLVVHLFSVTVYGFDQVALETLLSTNECLRCDLTGADLSGRTLTKAKLEGSNLAGANLSNTILRMADLQGADFRNADLTFTVFEAADLYKANFDGANLEGTVFDGAYLVDAVFSAATIARATGQEASMEKLTVEEPVQINVETAEQQYRAKVAEVPVTQVEERDSTEAVLTATDVERMPVIENRAIGQGIESLIQVPEGAGGDPSRYAPNPVLNITGFRPLKEEVANVAEMESLSPLSKDDLLDKVGDTQMCVGCDFSGMNLADKKLKGLYLEGGRFEGANLEGANLQSANLKGANLRNANLKGADLRKADLYKADLSGADLSGADLEDALVLGANLSGANLEGTVLSQGPVIQ